From one Catellatospora sp. IY07-71 genomic stretch:
- a CDS encoding alpha/beta hydrolase fold domain-containing protein, which yields MIIKYADSAVAASRNSPRGIPSEVGWQLAARRTLTTRTAHRRAALTAKQNGDVPLAGQVLFCPVTDASFDTGSYQQFAEGYFLRRDAMQWFWDQFTPVEPARWPTPRSVSAPASALAALDQVTAVRGELDPRVLRPLADLLEPGL from the coding sequence TTGATCATCAAGTACGCCGACTCCGCCGTCGCTGCAAGCAGAAATTCGCCTCGGGGCATCCCGAGTGAGGTGGGCTGGCAACTCGCTGCCCGACGAACGCTAACGACTCGAACAGCTCATCGCCGGGCAGCCCTGACCGCCAAGCAGAATGGCGACGTTCCCCTCGCCGGGCAGGTGCTGTTCTGCCCGGTCACGGACGCGAGCTTCGACACCGGTTCGTACCAGCAGTTCGCCGAGGGCTACTTCCTGCGCCGCGACGCCATGCAGTGGTTCTGGGACCAGTTCACGCCAGTCGAGCCAGCGCGCTGGCCCACGCCACGATCTGTCAGCGCGCCGGCATCCGCCCTGGCTGCCCTCGACCAGGTCACGGCCGTGCGTGGCGAGCTCGACCCGCGGGTGCTGCGGCCGCTGGCCGACCTGCTCGAACCCGGCCTGTAG
- a CDS encoding ATP-binding protein — MALTNRYAIAFNEAFSGWTKTFTDPRLCAAIVDRLTFGGDIIQTGTASYRLVRTRSQMTA; from the coding sequence ATGGCTCTGACTAACCGCTACGCGATCGCCTTCAACGAAGCGTTCTCCGGCTGGACCAAGACGTTCACCGACCCGCGCCTCTGCGCCGCGATCGTCGACCGCCTCACCTTCGGCGGCGACATCATCCAGACCGGCACCGCCTCCTACCGCCTCGTCCGCACCCGAAGCCAGATGACCGCCTGA
- a CDS encoding branched-chain amino acid ABC transporter substrate-binding protein: MRLGALLPLSGYFAPTGRPMADAYNMAVKEANEAGGVLGRRVEIVFGDDACDPGAAVASANELVSKDIVVSVGGGCSVAAVPSLKIFRAAEIPMIIPAANSTDLLAPGYDSVFLLAGTTRLEAKRSVEVMGKLGVRRVAVVDDGTSFSDTLAAETTTFVKEIDNGATPTGRQRVSQGATSYPRVVATVLQQRADMVFYTGYYAEAAKLIRDLRAAHYTGTILLADAGTDPALLSQITPAEAEGLYGLSLPVAQFMPQAAAWAAKYRAAYGREPGPFTMQAYDAARLAINAIGRAGTLDRDAVRKAIADTKPGDIQLLSGPSEFQRDGTQVNPTFLLLRAQHGAFVLSDL, from the coding sequence GTGCGGCTCGGTGCCCTACTCCCGCTGAGCGGATACTTCGCCCCGACCGGGCGGCCGATGGCCGACGCGTACAACATGGCGGTCAAGGAGGCCAACGAGGCGGGCGGAGTGCTGGGACGCCGGGTGGAGATCGTCTTCGGCGATGACGCCTGCGACCCGGGTGCGGCGGTGGCCAGCGCCAACGAGCTGGTCAGCAAGGACATCGTGGTCTCGGTGGGCGGTGGATGCAGCGTGGCGGCCGTACCGAGTCTCAAGATCTTCCGGGCGGCGGAGATACCGATGATCATCCCGGCCGCCAACTCCACGGATCTGCTCGCTCCGGGGTACGACAGCGTCTTCCTGCTCGCCGGAACCACCAGGCTCGAGGCGAAACGGAGCGTCGAGGTGATGGGCAAGCTCGGCGTACGGCGGGTGGCCGTCGTGGATGACGGCACGAGCTTCTCCGACACCCTGGCGGCGGAGACGACCACGTTCGTCAAGGAGATCGACAACGGGGCGACGCCCACCGGGCGACAGCGGGTCAGCCAGGGCGCGACGAGCTATCCCAGGGTCGTCGCGACCGTGCTCCAGCAGCGGGCGGACATGGTCTTCTACACCGGCTACTACGCCGAGGCCGCCAAGTTGATCCGGGACCTGCGCGCCGCTCACTACACCGGCACGATCCTGCTCGCTGACGCGGGAACGGACCCGGCCCTGCTCAGCCAGATCACCCCCGCCGAGGCGGAGGGGCTCTACGGTCTTTCGCTGCCCGTGGCCCAGTTCATGCCGCAGGCGGCGGCGTGGGCCGCGAAGTATCGCGCCGCCTACGGCAGAGAACCCGGACCGTTCACCATGCAGGCGTACGACGCCGCCCGGCTCGCGATCAACGCGATCGGCCGCGCCGGCACCCTGGACCGGGATGCCGTCCGGAAGGCGATCGCCGACACCAAGCCGGGCGACATCCAGCTCCTGTCCGGACCGTCCGAGTTCCAACGGGACGGTACGCAGGTGAACCCGACCTTCCTGCTGCTGCGGGCCCAACACGGAGCGTTCGTCCTGTCGGACTTGTAG
- a CDS encoding tetratricopeptide repeat protein, producing MLTGRLTVVLAAAGYGKTTAVRSWLGDAEHTWLGPSTWDDQASTAPVVVIDDLHLAAELPALRPPPTARLVLLTRQPPTPGILRWAGGVPVEVGPGRLALSRQRTIRLLHQRHGIAEPEATHVHQLTAGWPALVLLAGAALAGSRVGPDQLAMPGNPIAEYVDTEVLAPLSTVARRLVADCARIEAVSPAMARELGHRDAERTLAWLARLGLVVPTTPDHQWYRLVPLLAAVVRAQYPARPRVLRAAADWHVRHGRSAEALRLHLAAEDPDSCAALLSGSGSALLAGGAAVDVAAAIRSLPAGHRDERLTLLLGEALAITGDTAAAVDTYATLDDGSEELPAGLAWRYGAALYYAGTAGDALVILRRGRLTGADSADEAQLLAWTAAAHWLAGDATASRAAAHRAHRTAEATGDPRARSAAYVALALVANLDGDQAALHNHYERALALAEAAGDVVQAIRIRTNLAVALEREARYADALAVLTPAVTAADRIGHTAILALGLGNQASLLSQLGRLDEAVATYERCVAAYQKIGSRKVSYPLSGLGILYRLRGRTSQALAAFEEAARIAAEDENRLGLIPALAGLARTLAAEDPDRAAGHAARALELATGPLLCPAQLAHGWVALAAGDVATAVDWAQSAAAAARAHRDAGGLAEALELRGAASTDPREARQAYCEALAIHRDAGAEVYADLVRVALGRLPGAAADEQSQARLATGRLTELHVVVPDADGPVVQIQVMGQFRVLVDGEPVPAASWQSRKARDLLRILITRRGRPTSREELTELLWEPTPDEADKVGHRLAALLSILRGVLDPGRRAATDHFITADASNLALNLDRLVIDVEAFLDDARHGLRLHARGASDQAGPLLRAAEAGYAEVFAGDPYDTWLHALREEARAVYLHVTRVLAELSRRAGDCDDAVRYLLRILSHDPYDEQSHRDLVTVHLDAGRYGEARRGYDRYAAAMAELGLPAPTASARWGAVLARDSIVAVSGHGPTE from the coding sequence ATGCTGACTGGTCGACTTACCGTGGTGCTGGCGGCGGCCGGCTATGGCAAGACGACGGCGGTCCGGTCCTGGCTCGGCGATGCCGAGCACACCTGGCTGGGTCCATCGACATGGGATGATCAAGCGTCGACGGCACCGGTCGTCGTGATCGACGATCTGCACCTCGCGGCTGAACTGCCCGCGCTGCGCCCGCCACCGACTGCCCGGCTGGTGCTGCTGACCCGCCAGCCGCCCACGCCGGGGATCCTGCGGTGGGCCGGTGGCGTTCCGGTCGAGGTCGGGCCGGGTAGGCTCGCCCTGTCAAGGCAGCGCACGATCCGGCTGCTTCACCAGCGGCACGGCATCGCCGAGCCGGAGGCCACGCACGTGCACCAGCTGACGGCCGGCTGGCCGGCCCTGGTGCTGCTGGCCGGTGCGGCGCTGGCTGGCAGCCGCGTCGGACCCGATCAGCTGGCCATGCCCGGCAACCCCATCGCGGAGTACGTCGACACCGAAGTGCTGGCTCCCTTGTCGACGGTCGCCCGGCGCCTGGTGGCGGACTGCGCCCGAATCGAGGCAGTCTCCCCCGCGATGGCCCGCGAGCTGGGCCACCGCGACGCCGAGCGGACCCTGGCCTGGCTGGCGCGGCTCGGCCTGGTCGTTCCGACCACACCGGACCACCAGTGGTACCGGCTGGTGCCGCTGCTCGCCGCCGTGGTCCGCGCCCAGTACCCCGCCCGGCCGCGGGTGCTCCGGGCAGCCGCCGACTGGCATGTCCGGCATGGCCGGTCCGCCGAAGCCCTGCGCCTGCATCTGGCCGCCGAGGACCCCGACAGCTGCGCGGCGCTGCTCAGCGGGTCCGGCAGTGCGTTGCTCGCAGGCGGGGCAGCCGTGGACGTCGCCGCCGCGATCCGGTCCCTGCCCGCCGGCCACCGCGACGAACGGCTCACCCTGCTGCTCGGCGAGGCGCTGGCGATCACCGGTGACACCGCTGCCGCCGTGGACACGTACGCGACGCTCGACGACGGCTCCGAGGAGCTGCCTGCCGGGCTCGCGTGGCGGTACGGCGCCGCACTGTACTACGCGGGCACCGCTGGCGACGCCCTGGTCATTCTCCGCCGCGGCCGGCTCACCGGCGCCGATTCGGCCGACGAGGCGCAACTGCTGGCCTGGACCGCGGCGGCACACTGGCTGGCCGGGGACGCCACCGCGAGCCGGGCGGCCGCGCACCGCGCGCATCGGACGGCTGAGGCGACGGGGGATCCCCGGGCCCGCTCGGCGGCGTACGTGGCGCTGGCTCTGGTGGCCAATCTCGACGGCGACCAGGCGGCCCTGCACAACCACTACGAGCGGGCCCTCGCTCTGGCCGAGGCCGCCGGTGACGTGGTGCAGGCGATCCGGATCCGGACGAACCTGGCCGTCGCGCTGGAACGCGAGGCCCGGTACGCCGATGCGCTCGCGGTGCTGACCCCGGCGGTGACCGCCGCCGACCGGATCGGGCACACCGCCATCCTGGCCCTCGGGCTCGGTAACCAGGCCAGCCTGCTGTCCCAGCTCGGCAGGCTGGACGAGGCGGTCGCGACGTATGAGCGCTGTGTGGCCGCGTACCAGAAAATCGGTTCCAGGAAGGTCTCCTACCCGCTGTCGGGGCTCGGCATCCTGTATCGGCTGCGGGGCCGGACCAGCCAGGCGCTGGCCGCCTTCGAGGAAGCTGCCCGCATCGCGGCCGAGGACGAGAACCGGCTGGGCCTGATCCCGGCCCTGGCCGGCCTGGCCCGGACCCTCGCCGCCGAAGACCCCGACCGGGCAGCCGGACACGCCGCCCGGGCGCTGGAGCTCGCCACCGGCCCGCTGCTCTGTCCGGCCCAGCTCGCGCACGGCTGGGTGGCGCTCGCCGCCGGCGATGTCGCCACCGCTGTCGACTGGGCCCAGAGCGCGGCTGCGGCCGCCCGGGCACACCGCGACGCCGGCGGCCTCGCCGAGGCCCTGGAACTGCGCGGCGCGGCCAGCACCGACCCGCGCGAGGCCCGCCAGGCGTACTGCGAGGCGCTGGCCATCCACCGCGACGCCGGCGCCGAGGTCTACGCGGACCTGGTCCGGGTCGCGCTCGGCCGGCTGCCCGGCGCGGCAGCCGACGAGCAGTCGCAGGCCCGCCTCGCCACCGGCCGGCTCACCGAACTGCACGTGGTCGTGCCGGATGCGGACGGTCCGGTGGTGCAGATCCAGGTGATGGGCCAGTTCCGAGTGCTGGTCGACGGCGAGCCGGTGCCGGCCGCGAGCTGGCAGTCCCGCAAGGCCCGCGACCTGCTCCGGATCCTGATCACCCGCCGCGGGCGCCCGACGTCCCGGGAGGAACTCACCGAACTGCTCTGGGAACCCACCCCGGACGAGGCCGACAAGGTCGGCCACCGGCTGGCCGCACTGCTGTCCATCCTCCGCGGCGTGCTCGACCCGGGCCGGCGGGCCGCCACCGACCACTTCATCACCGCCGACGCCAGCAACCTCGCACTCAACCTCGACCGGCTGGTGATCGACGTGGAGGCCTTCCTCGACGACGCCCGGCACGGCCTGCGCCTGCACGCCCGCGGGGCATCCGACCAGGCCGGCCCACTGCTGCGGGCCGCCGAGGCCGGCTACGCCGAAGTGTTCGCCGGGGACCCATACGACACCTGGTTGCACGCGCTGCGGGAGGAGGCCCGCGCGGTGTACCTGCACGTGACCCGGGTCCTCGCCGAGCTGAGCCGCCGGGCCGGGGACTGCGATGACGCGGTGCGCTACCTGCTCCGGATCCTCAGCCACGACCCCTACGACGAGCAGTCCCACCGTGACCTGGTGACCGTGCACCTGGACGCGGGCCGGTACGGCGAGGCCCGCCGGGGGTACGACCGGTACGCGGCGGCCATGGCCGAGCTGGGCCTGCCGGCGCCGACCGCTTCGGCACGCTGGGGGGCGGTGCTGGCCCGCGACAGCATCGTGGCGGTGTCGGGACACGGTCCTACGGAGTGA
- a CDS encoding GGDEF domain-containing protein: MPRLTLVLYLAAMLAALVGFFLAAPDGLVAVLWQVAVGYLATTAILVGARRNTDDRAAWYCFAVGIFANSTGLFVEAIDAALVHPTGLPSVPSLADAFYLTLYPAFALGLALLIRKREARRDWGALVDATMVVAGLSLPAWIFIIAPSAGDPTLSIPGHLVSIAYPVGDLMLAAMLIRLHLGARRPRPRALWLMSGSLAAFLCADIAWAVLHVLGQSPDDTTRRLIQVTSMLAYTLIGAAALHPSARQIGEQDQPLAAHLKIATICLFTGAALIAPALLIFQVAQGRVTNGLAIAVGCIAMVLLVATRMSQLIRRLEQQATTIREMSHTDELTGLPNRRAWTIELPRAIERARRDSVPLSVAMLDMDHFKLFNDTHGHPAGDRLLTVAGAAWQRRLREVDYLARYGGEEFLVLLPDADGVRAGQVVDRLRNTTPLGQTFSAGIATWDGRETSDELVARADSALYAAKQAGRNRTVLAPSPGADLAGEYPATASDPSR, translated from the coding sequence ATGCCGCGGCTGACTCTGGTGCTCTACCTAGCTGCCATGCTTGCAGCGCTAGTAGGGTTCTTCCTCGCTGCACCTGACGGCTTGGTCGCCGTGTTGTGGCAGGTGGCCGTCGGCTACTTGGCGACCACGGCGATCCTGGTCGGCGCCCGGCGCAACACCGACGACCGGGCAGCCTGGTACTGCTTCGCGGTGGGGATCTTCGCCAACAGCACCGGACTCTTCGTCGAGGCCATCGACGCCGCTCTGGTCCATCCGACGGGCCTGCCCTCGGTGCCGTCGCTGGCGGACGCGTTCTACCTGACCCTCTACCCCGCCTTCGCGCTCGGGCTCGCCCTATTGATCCGTAAGCGTGAGGCCCGGCGGGACTGGGGAGCGCTGGTCGACGCGACCATGGTCGTCGCGGGACTCAGCCTGCCCGCATGGATATTCATCATCGCACCGAGCGCCGGGGACCCGACCTTGAGCATTCCCGGACACCTGGTGAGCATCGCCTATCCGGTCGGCGACCTGATGCTCGCCGCGATGCTGATCAGGCTGCACCTAGGCGCTCGCCGCCCTCGTCCTCGCGCTCTGTGGCTGATGAGCGGATCGCTGGCGGCGTTCCTGTGTGCCGACATCGCCTGGGCCGTCCTCCACGTGCTCGGGCAGTCACCCGACGACACCACCCGCCGCCTCATCCAGGTGACCTCCATGCTCGCGTACACCCTGATCGGTGCTGCCGCGCTGCACCCGTCAGCCCGTCAGATCGGCGAACAGGACCAGCCCTTAGCCGCTCACCTGAAAATTGCCACGATCTGCCTGTTCACTGGCGCGGCGCTGATCGCTCCAGCGCTGTTGATCTTCCAGGTCGCCCAGGGTCGGGTGACCAACGGGCTCGCCATCGCCGTGGGCTGCATCGCCATGGTCCTGCTGGTAGCGACACGGATGTCGCAACTGATACGGCGGCTGGAACAGCAGGCGACGACAATCCGGGAGATGTCGCACACCGACGAACTGACCGGCCTGCCCAACCGCCGGGCCTGGACCATCGAGCTGCCCCGGGCCATCGAACGGGCCCGCCGCGACAGCGTCCCGCTCTCGGTGGCCATGCTCGACATGGACCACTTCAAGCTCTTCAACGACACCCACGGACACCCGGCCGGGGACAGGCTGCTCACCGTTGCCGGCGCTGCCTGGCAGCGGCGGCTGCGCGAGGTGGACTACCTGGCCCGGTACGGCGGCGAGGAGTTCCTCGTCCTGCTACCCGACGCCGACGGTGTCCGAGCAGGGCAGGTGGTCGACCGGCTACGCAACACCACTCCCCTCGGCCAGACCTTCTCCGCAGGCATAGCGACCTGGGACGGCCGTGAGACCTCGGATGAGCTGGTCGCGCGAGCGGACAGCGCTCTGTACGCCGCCAAGCAGGCCGGTCGGAACCGGACCGTACTCGCTCCGTCGCCGGGGGCAGATCTGGCCGGTGAATACCCTGCGACGGCGAGCGACCCGTCACGGTGA
- a CDS encoding DUF3427 domain-containing protein encodes MHRLARDYALTPELFHWESQNNTSERTPVGLRYQSHVRNGSHVLLFTREAKSTDANHPKPYVFHDTATYVEHRRDKPMAVTWRLAEPMPEELFRRAAVAA; translated from the coding sequence CTGCACCGCCTCGCCCGCGACTATGCGCTGACGCCCGAACTCTTCCACTGGGAGTCACAGAACAACACGTCAGAGCGGACGCCGGTAGGACTGCGCTACCAGAGCCATGTACGCAACGGCAGCCACGTGCTGCTGTTCACTCGCGAGGCCAAGTCGACCGACGCCAACCATCCCAAGCCTTACGTGTTCCACGACACCGCCACGTACGTCGAGCATCGCCGCGACAAGCCGATGGCGGTCACCTGGCGGCTGGCCGAGCCCATGCCGGAGGAACTGTTCCGGCGGGCTGCCGTCGCCGCATGA
- a CDS encoding SPW repeat protein, which yields MTVRTPSIDEHPDLATLGLRYEEAAETPTAQVVEGLTLLTGLYLAISPWVVGFTSHNSLTVNNVFTGVTLAVLALCFATMYGRSHRIAWVAPVISAWTIFAPWLVSGPAPSVGAIVSNVIVGMVGLACTIAMMMLGRRRAGVASRRVPAVPTDPMRDQRQWPGTGPA from the coding sequence ATGACCGTACGAACTCCTTCCATCGATGAGCATCCTGATCTTGCGACGTTGGGGCTACGGTACGAGGAAGCCGCCGAAACTCCGACGGCGCAGGTGGTGGAGGGTCTCACCCTTCTCACCGGTCTTTACCTCGCTATCTCGCCCTGGGTGGTCGGGTTCACCAGCCACAACAGCCTGACGGTGAACAACGTCTTCACCGGTGTCACCCTCGCGGTGCTGGCCCTGTGCTTCGCCACCATGTACGGGCGCTCGCACCGGATCGCCTGGGTCGCCCCGGTCATCAGCGCATGGACGATCTTCGCGCCATGGCTGGTCAGCGGACCTGCGCCCAGTGTGGGCGCCATCGTCAGCAACGTCATCGTCGGCATGGTGGGCCTGGCGTGCACCATCGCGATGATGATGCTGGGCAGGCGAAGGGCTGGCGTGGCGAGCCGCAGGGTCCCGGCAGTGCCGACCGACCCTATGCGTGACCAGCGCCAGTGGCCGGGGACCGGTCCCGCCTGA
- a CDS encoding CHAT domain-containing protein, with amino-acid sequence MGLFSQLGDMLLGRTGAKDLNTLTDDERRTLRPMADLFRILARQPVSLPALRHCESVYEGLPSPDTDSRMISAVRGSLLLAIADGHRALGNGGDRTRWMNVARSEAGWTGDSRLSPGFHFPLSSALTLTTHMMADQRDIAPVVWGMLHEWKRVGVRSAQPVLIALRSAQFTPGNGFVMSLVEFAEACYPGVVAEAIDISLARAVRSRSGDRRTDAAETAVFAAGALVRLNPADHHAAELRRRAQELLLGAPVPLPSATAGVADLPQLDPGEWDGYLQALRESPLAEDVRAAKLVQAAYLRIPFGKGHDERAVRAFVTTAHQSHAVRARRILDLDGTLARLLIHLLDGTHGTTAIRVAELGAECRDGAAVRATPISVADSAVGTAYCDIPFGPTDDVDVTALAEAFPGTVFVWIDEHPATDENAGTDQEQSVFLGAGLDTTTGRTWTAKLKARLDTGRDGAAARDIELVTARDVRTGLAKVAGLLPIGDTVATRVVVIPNHRASRLPWSQLLPESITEYYTCPSVGALMRRRGERPACPLLGARPRILGIFDDALPGVRLELAALTGLREAGLIEFERVRTFDKLRAELAAGGYDLLTIGVHGSPADGAEYRMMLPDGEATPAMVFGLALPPIVVLGSCWSAQTTSAPDFVATSVGCLAAGADLVVGGLWAIDDLAAGRVLADAYARFAAGVPFAAAVRSGRRAGEPAAEGLTVHGFPARTV; translated from the coding sequence ATGGGCCTCTTCTCACAGCTGGGCGACATGCTGCTGGGGCGCACCGGTGCGAAGGACCTGAACACGCTCACCGACGACGAACGGCGCACGCTGCGGCCCATGGCGGACCTGTTCCGGATCCTGGCGCGGCAGCCGGTGTCGCTCCCGGCGTTGCGGCACTGCGAATCGGTCTACGAGGGCCTGCCCTCGCCCGATACGGACAGCCGCATGATCAGCGCGGTCAGAGGCAGTCTGCTCCTCGCCATCGCGGACGGGCACCGGGCGCTGGGCAACGGCGGCGACCGGACGCGGTGGATGAACGTCGCTCGCAGCGAGGCCGGCTGGACGGGCGACAGCCGGTTGAGCCCCGGATTCCACTTCCCGCTGTCCAGCGCGCTCACCCTGACCACGCACATGATGGCCGACCAGCGCGACATCGCCCCGGTGGTCTGGGGAATGCTCCACGAATGGAAGCGAGTGGGCGTACGGTCCGCCCAGCCCGTACTGATCGCCCTGCGGTCCGCCCAGTTCACCCCGGGCAACGGCTTCGTCATGTCTCTGGTGGAGTTCGCGGAGGCGTGTTACCCGGGCGTCGTCGCTGAGGCGATCGACATCTCCCTGGCCCGGGCGGTGCGCAGCCGGAGCGGAGACCGCCGCACGGACGCCGCGGAGACCGCCGTGTTCGCCGCCGGAGCCCTAGTACGCCTCAACCCGGCCGACCATCACGCCGCCGAGCTGCGGCGCAGGGCCCAGGAGCTACTGCTCGGCGCACCGGTGCCGCTCCCGTCCGCGACTGCCGGCGTCGCCGACCTCCCTCAGCTCGACCCCGGCGAATGGGACGGCTACCTCCAGGCGCTGCGCGAGTCGCCGCTGGCCGAGGACGTGCGCGCCGCGAAGCTCGTCCAGGCGGCATACCTCCGGATTCCCTTCGGCAAGGGCCACGACGAGCGGGCCGTGCGGGCCTTCGTCACGACGGCGCATCAGTCGCACGCCGTGCGGGCACGCCGGATCCTCGACCTCGACGGCACCCTGGCCCGCCTGCTGATCCATCTGCTCGACGGCACCCATGGCACGACCGCGATCCGGGTCGCCGAACTCGGCGCGGAATGCCGTGACGGCGCTGCCGTACGTGCCACGCCGATCTCCGTCGCGGACTCCGCCGTCGGGACGGCGTACTGCGACATCCCTTTCGGGCCGACCGACGACGTGGACGTCACCGCGCTCGCCGAGGCGTTCCCCGGCACGGTGTTCGTCTGGATCGACGAGCACCCCGCGACGGACGAGAACGCCGGGACCGACCAGGAGCAGAGCGTCTTCCTGGGTGCCGGGCTGGACACCACGACCGGCCGGACGTGGACGGCGAAACTCAAAGCGCGGCTCGACACCGGACGCGACGGCGCCGCCGCACGTGACATCGAGCTGGTCACCGCCCGCGACGTCCGGACCGGCCTGGCGAAGGTGGCGGGGCTGCTGCCGATCGGCGACACGGTGGCCACCCGCGTCGTGGTGATCCCGAACCACCGGGCCTCGCGGCTGCCATGGTCCCAGCTGCTGCCCGAGTCGATCACCGAGTACTACACCTGCCCGTCGGTGGGAGCGCTGATGCGCCGCCGCGGTGAACGGCCGGCCTGCCCTCTGCTCGGCGCCCGGCCTCGCATACTCGGGATTTTCGACGATGCGCTACCCGGGGTCAGGCTGGAGCTGGCGGCGCTGACCGGGTTGCGCGAGGCCGGGCTGATCGAGTTCGAACGGGTGCGGACCTTCGACAAGCTGCGTGCGGAGCTGGCCGCTGGTGGATACGACCTGCTGACTATCGGGGTGCACGGCAGCCCGGCGGACGGCGCGGAGTACCGGATGATGCTGCCCGACGGCGAGGCGACGCCCGCCATGGTGTTCGGCCTGGCGCTGCCGCCGATCGTGGTGCTGGGCAGCTGCTGGTCGGCGCAGACGACGTCGGCTCCCGACTTCGTGGCGACCTCGGTCGGCTGCCTCGCGGCCGGGGCGGACCTGGTCGTGGGCGGGCTGTGGGCGATCGACGACCTGGCCGCCGGCCGGGTGCTGGCCGACGCATACGCACGGTTCGCCGCGGGTGTGCCCTTCGCGGCGGCGGTCAGATCCGGTCGCCGTGCGGGCGAACCGGCCGCGGAAGGGCTGACGGTGCACGGCTTTCCGGCGCGTACGGTCTGA
- a CDS encoding cupin domain-containing protein — protein MTRANLVVGDGFEIRVLIRPAAEGTKPMTEGLLLPPGAGRPIAGSGMTLKVGADETPTWSMFETVVLPGFDVGAHFHHHAEELFYILDGELDLLAFRPRAGSPTAAGDWRGWESDDGAKVLRGGPGSSMFVPAGVPHAFFNPGPAPARMLFLVTPAGHEVYLQELADLIGGGRPDQAAIAELRARHDIQQLTPLTPRA, from the coding sequence ATGACGCGGGCGAATCTGGTCGTCGGCGACGGGTTCGAGATCCGCGTTCTGATCCGACCCGCCGCTGAAGGGACCAAACCGATGACCGAAGGACTTCTCCTACCGCCCGGTGCCGGCCGGCCCATCGCGGGCTCCGGCATGACCCTCAAGGTCGGCGCGGACGAGACCCCCACCTGGTCGATGTTCGAGACCGTCGTCCTGCCCGGCTTCGACGTCGGAGCCCACTTCCACCACCACGCCGAGGAGCTGTTCTACATCCTCGACGGCGAGCTGGACCTGCTGGCGTTCCGTCCCCGGGCGGGGTCGCCGACCGCTGCGGGCGACTGGCGCGGGTGGGAGTCCGACGACGGCGCCAAGGTGTTGCGCGGCGGCCCGGGCAGCAGCATGTTCGTACCGGCGGGCGTGCCGCACGCCTTCTTCAACCCGGGCCCGGCGCCGGCACGGATGCTGTTCCTCGTCACGCCCGCCGGGCACGAGGTTTATCTGCAGGAGCTGGCCGACCTGATCGGCGGCGGCCGGCCGGATCAGGCCGCGATCGCGGAGCTGCGGGCGCGGCACGACATCCAGCAGCTCACCCCGCTCACCCCTCGGGCGTGA
- a CDS encoding helix-turn-helix transcriptional regulator, whose protein sequence is MNDAAAARRAELGLFLRTMRAAVTPADVGLTPDLHPGRRRTPGLRREEVAELAGVSLTWYTWLEQGRDVTPSSQVVDALARALRLDDDKHQHLRRLAGPIPMSRAPQPRPHRRLQRLVDAQGPVLAVVYDRYFDYLVWNSAYAERRVDPLTFPADRRNMLWMMFTHEPNRAALGARWTAAACAVLSQFRIAAGEHPGDPRYAYLVDLLRQASPEFAQWWAEYDVRPFRAARLVLHGDAADTAVDVFQLRLVDEPELLMVLQVPAPDLDGDIPS, encoded by the coding sequence ATGAACGACGCAGCAGCGGCGCGCCGAGCCGAACTCGGCCTGTTCCTGCGCACCATGCGGGCTGCGGTGACACCCGCCGACGTGGGCCTGACGCCCGATCTGCATCCCGGGCGGCGGCGCACCCCGGGGCTGCGTCGCGAGGAGGTCGCCGAGCTGGCCGGCGTCAGCCTCACCTGGTACACCTGGCTCGAACAGGGCCGCGACGTCACCCCGTCCAGCCAGGTCGTCGACGCTCTCGCCCGCGCCCTGCGGCTCGACGACGACAAGCACCAGCACCTGCGCCGCCTGGCCGGGCCCATACCGATGAGCCGGGCGCCACAGCCCCGGCCGCACCGACGGCTGCAACGGCTCGTCGACGCCCAAGGCCCCGTCCTGGCCGTCGTCTACGACCGCTACTTCGACTATCTGGTGTGGAACTCGGCGTACGCCGAGCGCCGCGTCGATCCGCTGACGTTCCCGGCGGACCGGCGCAACATGCTGTGGATGATGTTCACGCACGAGCCGAACCGTGCGGCCCTGGGCGCGCGCTGGACGGCCGCGGCCTGTGCGGTGCTCAGCCAGTTCCGCATCGCAGCCGGCGAGCACCCCGGCGACCCGCGGTACGCGTACCTGGTGGACCTGCTCCGGCAGGCGAGCCCTGAGTTCGCGCAGTGGTGGGCCGAGTACGACGTGCGGCCCTTCCGCGCGGCGCGGCTCGTCCTGCACGGCGACGCGGCCGACACGGCCGTGGACGTGTTCCAGCTCCGCCTCGTCGACGAGCCCGAGCTGCTGATGGTGCTCCAGGTGCCCGCTCCCGACCTGGACGGCGACATACCCTCCTGA